In Endozoicomonas sp. GU-1, one DNA window encodes the following:
- a CDS encoding transglutaminase domain-containing protein: MNVFERISGLFLGGIFPSSPPAVGNPSSSDELFDEYTPFLQMSPEDDTSSSGPGRERRPIHSFAIAATEKKRADTTNPVKFDCVIMPPDDDVDALLDRLSTFEYQRAQNGEAGAEIHLIQSFEDLSRDNLRQRIHLEGGGKCQRSPGKLFDNSRPIRLVVDLQRMHPSDTVALNDLLDPESPALNKIRLGSHVEILVLVQKKQLHTGNTFSLGADTCRRINRVDNTWDYQKKLASLTSVPEAHRSILDISPCAPDDNNPAHEHEKFSINLCHGTVPWRQTLLGSYGVKADHGFGWEAGAIEREAPKKLWITDAPEGDPAFTQALRNIKITREIEAQGEKLSLPEEMFFRVRQSGGEDRSRLLGSIRLVANIPDGPLITINSANVKSWLSTVGINDKGESCEHHPLEEAIQAGGSIVVTSSLQEAQWTQLLHRLTTLMEAKETKVPLTLLETRQPESFFPARPDSSPPLAGDAFEPMIRIQRSEDHEALVNDLFNRHPEAEIVRVNPETTLTQLVNNPHIASEARYRYGFRWSGLMKALQSNKPVILCGLEQNPRLQLELETLLLKPGHFFVNGSKEPIPVDSRIYLVWPEGVRTESPVWHSAIAREVAVTPPVPEHSQTWNELKEGLEKLHSALRTLPERFATINWPALSDALVQSVLNEANAIVTEEGGTEVLPVHYRKAVATLVTHVARKEKQVRAFAKSITRQIWPDPNGYWVDIDKLTAVLGDGHLINSAYITSNGWELVDLFGEGFFSHPEPMALDYNQPGHRKTLIALLCRHAPRVYQRTLKKRLGCDDELLNTLPEATCRSSVITRILNNALYAGWDFRKQQSIPVQTRLDNLSTRILRIQQNASANQQRHLIRSLLERQFINISDDDPSVLEQILSKRISQHNRGLRRLARLKRRIRGNKLITLEGTTGTGKSYLAHQAAKLSGPTFTLTIGPSAEESHLLKRWVWQPQGDDREMTEQAGIILKWARTEPEPGEMVTLVVDEANLAANLLDNVLAGIWSANPHIFCGSERVGISPQHRVVFTCNPGAYSGRSQQTVLQDRGIRVYYPALSPEFLKEQVVLSALNRLFYGASFKGLDDTAARQTADTVMELQKQLKLLLPDRVFSPRDLTDVCGWMACQLHYSGKRVTQTQLDDMVWNGFDSVIAHSLNNQTQASYQILKLWFEHRYEAHKLPATVTGYNLRLDQLYDTFCCYVNQAKPEFDTSSQSVKSLMQTLAQDLDRLRLEHESGVRHSGRRATLVEGPAGRGKDATLKLLLDMWDASDETGRPTEVRYFNAGDCDWAELKQAIREAQQDGTVLVVSELNMISSADLEGELNDVLTEPCAPGFHLFATTNPPEYSGRSAFSPALNDRFRIIRIDDYNEQELCRIARQLLPPENPDQTAERIAALHCYVYQRLKKSGQALFPVCRDLQKLAAAVTPQSDLTALFCQHYFLYMAAGKIAKEEVAGFLRDSMPEQPATVDGHRYDHGLCRWLFQTIPDLDRPLFIQRSTSGGFGVTQTRELVIDEKLSDSDARAEIIKRTAQWLWRQETDLPDDLGVGGDKQSKALYVMQQRQWFRARIKDSDVLPSEVFKLSGWKAGPAELQVSAGHMDALMYLGGFRHIFSEREIWERLLGGDLQVDIDRPVSVWEAYLKPACLPVAVVCCLPALAIARCLPYLRRTAGKKLDGNVTSLFGEQPQQSVGWRNSGNGYQSIETRTVIGCCGSQSEPVRRERTFYGEDIRKYRLDVIRYQVTGEGDIYTKDWTPGKSDLIRVFPEAMAANTTAQLYPWESYGCHTIKVGPGHKLFPLPGRQPREEITELRTEPVRAHQVFLDNYTGQHWIRFSGLIINCTIHVHYKLSKKCVGAGLLEKANVRKVHDTQPVETQKKNKCCCLPAELFKSHDRNQRDLISPQGNHCPEPVRHRVDVLFNRVRAAAQAPIMLTDKQKLVLDIINATDDQGRIAAAAKYCRQFDNQSHLKIKDDLAQVLLSEAVGACRHRAPVFKFILQYFGITCRVVKSEIHVWAEVWNGLDWETYDLGGAYSEEDIHGHNPYFPKIDVHDFAERETDQYSLTALAPGVVEHFKKANLEGFSQGCERLSTCKQYDSSFVEEQRQVEESLLAGLNQMAESGADDCRQVLEQIEYAQHQLDAPSRYNPTQKMWGFLESVLTKHLKHCIAKKETSIGWCSVLAAFIVQKKWFKPRVDYSFNLFLNLKQWRWIEANVPSLGVLANQNIENWYDLWKNNELPFSFSRSYTQELNEMLTEIDEDTLPTGCSETFETLLGASAKMEQWTDQPEDGIPDISRLLHGIPAYRKVTSSQSQVGKPLFLMTNGFIDTRNQREETQTRFAHYLYKRAQSLKAPMSIGLAGRENLSFRPFHVVKPTSTVDVKNLLLNYDKFFVPGKYYRDQYISKFVAKQKDNAEMLENTRIKKMMDSEDLVVIRSEDVQKIYDEYIESLGVQS, encoded by the coding sequence ATGAATGTTTTCGAAAGAATTTCCGGTTTATTCCTGGGTGGCATCTTTCCCTCCAGTCCTCCGGCTGTTGGCAATCCATCATCAAGTGACGAGTTATTTGATGAATACACGCCATTTCTTCAGATGTCACCGGAAGATGATACTTCTTCCAGTGGCCCGGGCCGTGAAAGACGACCAATTCATAGCTTTGCTATTGCCGCAACGGAAAAAAAGCGAGCGGATACCACCAACCCGGTGAAGTTTGACTGTGTCATCATGCCGCCTGATGATGACGTAGATGCACTGTTGGACAGGCTGTCTACCTTCGAGTATCAACGTGCACAAAATGGCGAGGCCGGTGCTGAGATTCACCTGATACAAAGTTTTGAAGATTTATCCAGGGACAACCTGCGCCAGCGTATTCATCTGGAAGGTGGTGGCAAATGCCAGCGTTCCCCCGGCAAGTTATTTGACAACAGTCGCCCGATCCGGCTGGTGGTTGATTTACAGAGGATGCACCCCAGCGATACCGTGGCACTCAATGACCTGCTTGACCCGGAGAGCCCTGCGTTAAATAAAATCCGATTAGGCAGTCATGTGGAGATACTGGTCCTGGTGCAAAAAAAACAGCTTCATACCGGTAATACCTTTTCATTGGGCGCCGATACCTGTCGGCGCATAAACCGGGTAGACAATACCTGGGATTATCAGAAAAAGCTGGCATCCCTCACCAGCGTTCCTGAAGCACACCGTTCTATTCTTGATATCTCTCCCTGCGCCCCGGATGACAATAACCCGGCCCATGAACATGAAAAGTTCTCCATTAATTTGTGTCACGGCACGGTTCCCTGGCGGCAAACACTGCTCGGGAGCTACGGTGTTAAGGCCGATCATGGATTCGGCTGGGAGGCGGGAGCCATTGAGAGAGAGGCACCAAAAAAACTGTGGATAACCGATGCCCCCGAAGGGGATCCGGCATTTACCCAGGCGCTGCGGAATATAAAAATCACCCGGGAAATCGAAGCACAGGGAGAAAAACTGTCACTGCCTGAAGAGATGTTCTTTCGGGTCAGACAATCCGGGGGGGAAGACAGGTCCCGGCTCCTTGGCAGTATCAGGCTGGTAGCCAATATCCCTGACGGTCCGCTCATCACCATCAATTCCGCTAATGTTAAAAGCTGGCTGAGCACAGTGGGGATTAACGACAAAGGAGAGAGTTGCGAGCACCATCCTCTGGAAGAAGCCATTCAGGCAGGAGGGTCAATAGTGGTGACCTCGTCATTGCAGGAGGCGCAGTGGACACAATTACTCCATCGGCTCACAACGCTGATGGAAGCAAAAGAAACGAAAGTTCCGCTGACATTGCTCGAAACCAGACAACCAGAGTCTTTTTTTCCTGCCAGGCCTGACAGTTCGCCACCATTGGCGGGTGACGCATTTGAGCCAATGATCCGGATCCAGCGCAGTGAGGATCACGAAGCACTGGTGAATGATCTGTTCAACAGACACCCGGAGGCTGAGATTGTCCGTGTCAATCCTGAAACGACCCTGACACAGCTGGTTAATAACCCACACATAGCCTCTGAAGCCAGATACCGATACGGATTCCGCTGGTCCGGCTTGATGAAGGCTTTGCAGTCAAATAAACCGGTTATCTTGTGTGGCCTGGAGCAAAACCCCAGGTTGCAGCTTGAACTGGAAACCCTGCTTTTGAAACCGGGCCACTTCTTTGTCAACGGCAGTAAAGAGCCGATACCGGTGGATTCCAGAATTTACCTGGTATGGCCTGAAGGTGTCAGAACGGAATCGCCGGTATGGCACAGTGCAATTGCCCGGGAAGTGGCCGTGACGCCGCCGGTTCCTGAACACTCCCAAACCTGGAACGAGCTGAAAGAGGGGCTGGAAAAACTGCACAGTGCTTTAAGGACGCTGCCGGAAAGGTTTGCCACGATTAATTGGCCAGCGTTGTCGGATGCCCTGGTGCAATCGGTACTCAATGAAGCCAATGCCATCGTCACGGAGGAAGGCGGCACCGAAGTCCTTCCTGTCCACTACCGCAAAGCCGTTGCAACATTGGTGACACATGTCGCCAGAAAAGAAAAACAAGTCAGAGCGTTCGCAAAGTCAATTACCCGACAAATATGGCCCGACCCGAATGGCTATTGGGTGGATATTGATAAACTGACCGCTGTTCTTGGGGATGGTCACCTGATCAACAGTGCCTATATTACCAGCAACGGATGGGAGCTGGTTGATCTGTTCGGCGAGGGATTTTTTTCACACCCCGAGCCAATGGCGCTTGATTATAACCAGCCTGGCCACAGGAAAACACTGATCGCGCTGCTATGTCGCCACGCCCCCAGAGTGTATCAGCGAACGCTGAAAAAAAGACTTGGGTGTGATGATGAACTCTTGAATACACTGCCTGAGGCGACTTGCCGCTCATCCGTCATTACCCGGATTCTGAACAATGCCCTGTACGCCGGCTGGGATTTTCGGAAGCAACAGAGTATTCCGGTTCAGACGCGACTGGACAACCTCTCCACCCGGATTCTGAGAATTCAGCAAAATGCCTCCGCAAACCAGCAGCGGCATTTGATCCGCAGCCTGCTGGAACGGCAATTTATTAATATCAGTGATGATGATCCGTCGGTGCTGGAGCAAATACTCTCAAAACGCATATCCCAGCACAACAGGGGTCTCAGGAGACTGGCCCGACTCAAACGACGAATCCGGGGCAATAAATTGATCACCCTTGAGGGCACCACCGGTACGGGCAAAAGCTATCTCGCCCATCAGGCGGCAAAATTGTCAGGCCCTACGTTTACCCTGACCATTGGCCCCAGCGCAGAAGAGAGCCATCTCCTCAAACGGTGGGTCTGGCAACCTCAGGGTGATGACCGTGAGATGACAGAGCAGGCGGGAATTATCCTGAAATGGGCCAGAACAGAGCCCGAACCCGGTGAGATGGTGACCCTGGTGGTGGATGAAGCGAATCTTGCCGCCAATCTTCTGGATAACGTGCTGGCCGGTATCTGGTCGGCCAATCCCCATATCTTCTGTGGTTCCGAAAGAGTTGGCATTTCACCTCAACACCGGGTTGTGTTCACCTGTAATCCCGGTGCCTACTCCGGCCGCAGTCAGCAAACGGTCCTGCAGGATCGGGGTATTAGGGTTTACTATCCCGCTTTAAGCCCGGAGTTCCTGAAAGAGCAGGTGGTCTTGTCGGCACTGAACAGGCTATTTTATGGGGCCTCTTTCAAAGGGCTTGATGACACTGCGGCCCGACAGACTGCCGACACGGTGATGGAGCTGCAAAAGCAACTGAAACTGCTGCTGCCGGACCGGGTCTTCAGCCCCCGGGATCTCACCGATGTCTGTGGCTGGATGGCCTGTCAGCTCCATTACAGCGGCAAGCGTGTCACGCAAACCCAGCTCGATGATATGGTCTGGAACGGGTTTGACAGTGTCATCGCTCACTCACTGAATAATCAGACTCAGGCGTCTTACCAGATTTTAAAGCTGTGGTTTGAGCACCGCTATGAGGCCCACAAACTGCCAGCCACCGTGACAGGATATAACCTGCGTCTTGATCAGCTTTACGACACATTCTGTTGCTACGTTAACCAGGCAAAACCTGAATTTGATACATCATCACAGTCCGTTAAATCATTAATGCAGACGCTGGCCCAGGATCTTGATCGTCTCCGTCTTGAGCATGAAAGTGGCGTTCGCCATTCAGGGCGCAGGGCGACACTGGTTGAAGGCCCGGCCGGCAGAGGCAAGGACGCAACCTTGAAGTTGCTGCTGGATATGTGGGATGCCAGTGATGAAACGGGCAGGCCCACCGAAGTCCGTTACTTCAATGCCGGAGACTGTGACTGGGCTGAGCTGAAACAAGCCATCAGGGAAGCTCAGCAGGATGGGACGGTTCTGGTGGTTTCAGAGTTGAACATGATCAGCAGTGCCGACCTTGAAGGGGAACTCAATGATGTACTGACCGAGCCTTGCGCGCCCGGCTTCCACCTTTTTGCCACCACCAACCCACCGGAATACAGCGGGCGCAGCGCATTTTCACCGGCACTTAACGATCGTTTCCGGATTATCAGAATCGATGATTACAATGAGCAGGAGCTGTGCAGGATTGCCCGGCAATTACTACCCCCGGAAAACCCGGATCAAACTGCTGAGCGTATTGCCGCCCTGCATTGTTACGTTTACCAACGGTTAAAAAAATCCGGGCAGGCGCTGTTCCCGGTTTGCCGTGATCTGCAAAAGCTCGCGGCAGCAGTCACGCCACAATCGGATTTAACGGCATTATTTTGTCAGCATTACTTCCTCTATATGGCAGCCGGAAAAATCGCCAAAGAGGAGGTTGCTGGTTTCCTTCGGGATTCAATGCCAGAGCAACCAGCAACGGTAGATGGTCATCGTTACGATCACGGGTTATGCCGCTGGCTTTTTCAAACCATTCCCGACCTGGACAGACCATTATTTATCCAGCGCTCAACATCCGGTGGTTTTGGTGTCACGCAGACACGGGAACTCGTTATTGATGAGAAGCTGTCGGATAGCGATGCCAGGGCAGAAATTATCAAGCGGACTGCCCAGTGGTTATGGCGGCAAGAGACCGACCTGCCAGATGATCTGGGAGTCGGCGGTGATAAGCAAAGCAAGGCGCTCTATGTTATGCAGCAGCGACAGTGGTTTCGTGCACGCATAAAAGACAGCGACGTTCTCCCTTCGGAGGTATTTAAGCTCAGCGGCTGGAAGGCGGGTCCTGCCGAGTTGCAGGTTTCAGCCGGGCACATGGATGCTCTGATGTACCTGGGTGGGTTCCGACACATCTTTTCAGAAAGAGAGATCTGGGAACGCTTATTGGGCGGTGATCTGCAAGTGGACATCGACAGGCCCGTTTCAGTCTGGGAGGCTTATCTGAAGCCTGCCTGTCTGCCGGTTGCGGTGGTTTGCTGTCTTCCCGCTCTTGCCATTGCACGGTGTTTGCCTTACTTGCGGCGAACAGCTGGCAAGAAGCTTGACGGTAATGTGACGTCTCTTTTTGGAGAGCAGCCCCAGCAAAGTGTGGGTTGGAGAAACAGTGGGAATGGCTACCAATCCATAGAAACCAGAACGGTCATTGGATGTTGTGGATCTCAATCCGAGCCTGTCAGGAGGGAAAGAACATTCTACGGTGAGGACATCAGGAAATATCGGCTAGATGTCATTCGTTATCAAGTGACCGGTGAAGGCGATATTTACACGAAGGATTGGACACCCGGAAAGAGCGATTTAATCAGGGTCTTTCCTGAGGCAATGGCTGCAAATACGACTGCTCAACTGTATCCGTGGGAATCTTATGGGTGTCACACGATCAAGGTCGGACCAGGCCATAAATTGTTTCCTCTGCCCGGCAGGCAACCCAGGGAGGAGATAACTGAGCTTCGAACGGAGCCGGTGCGGGCTCACCAGGTATTCCTGGATAACTATACTGGCCAGCACTGGATTCGTTTTTCAGGTTTAATCATCAACTGCACTATTCATGTCCACTATAAACTGAGCAAAAAATGCGTTGGCGCAGGCCTGCTTGAAAAAGCCAATGTCAGAAAAGTGCATGATACTCAACCAGTAGAGACTCAGAAAAAAAACAAATGCTGTTGCCTTCCGGCAGAACTGTTCAAATCCCATGATCGTAATCAGCGTGATCTGATCTCTCCGCAGGGCAACCATTGTCCGGAACCGGTCAGGCATCGCGTTGATGTCCTGTTCAATAGGGTGCGGGCCGCTGCACAAGCCCCCATAATGCTGACTGATAAGCAGAAGTTGGTACTGGATATTATCAACGCAACGGATGATCAGGGGCGCATTGCCGCAGCAGCGAAATATTGTCGTCAGTTTGACAATCAAAGTCACCTTAAGATCAAAGATGATTTGGCACAGGTTCTGCTTTCTGAGGCTGTTGGCGCTTGCAGGCACCGTGCACCTGTTTTCAAATTTATTCTGCAATATTTTGGTATCACCTGCCGTGTTGTTAAAAGTGAGATCCATGTCTGGGCAGAAGTCTGGAATGGCCTTGATTGGGAAACCTATGATTTGGGCGGTGCTTATTCGGAAGAGGATATTCATGGCCACAACCCTTATTTTCCAAAAATTGATGTGCATGATTTCGCAGAGCGGGAGACTGACCAGTACTCCCTTACTGCTTTAGCCCCCGGGGTAGTAGAGCATTTCAAAAAAGCCAATCTGGAAGGCTTTAGTCAGGGATGTGAGCGCCTGTCAACCTGCAAACAATATGACAGCTCCTTCGTTGAAGAACAAAGGCAGGTTGAAGAGTCATTATTGGCTGGTTTGAATCAAATGGCTGAGTCGGGTGCAGATGATTGCAGGCAGGTTTTGGAACAGATTGAATATGCTCAACATCAACTTGATGCACCGTCTCGCTACAATCCTACGCAGAAAATGTGGGGGTTCCTCGAATCGGTACTGACTAAGCACTTGAAGCACTGCATTGCAAAAAAAGAGACCAGTATCGGATGGTGTTCGGTTTTGGCGGCTTTTATAGTCCAAAAAAAGTGGTTTAAACCCAGAGTAGACTATTCATTTAATCTCTTTCTAAATCTCAAACAGTGGCGCTGGATCGAAGCAAATGTTCCATCGTTGGGAGTGCTTGCCAACCAGAATATTGAAAACTGGTATGATCTCTGGAAGAACAATGAACTCCCTTTCTCTTTCTCGAGGAGTTATACCCAAGAGCTCAATGAGATGCTGACGGAGATAGATGAAGACACCCTGCCCACCGGGTGCTCGGAAACCTTTGAAACGTTGTTGGGCGCTTCTGCCAAAATGGAGCAGTGGACTGATCAGCCAGAAGATGGAATACCTGATATCAGTCGTCTTCTCCATGGGATCCCTGCCTACAGAAAAGTGACCTCAAGCCAGTCCCAGGTGGGTAAGCCTCTCTTCCTGATGACCAATGGCTTTATCGATACCCGCAACCAGCGGGAAGAGACTCAAACCCGTTTTGCCCACTATCTTTACAAGCGTGCCCAATCTTTGAAGGCACCCATGAGCATTGGTCTGGCCGGAAGAGAGAATCTCAGTTTCAGACCGTTCCATGTGGTTAAACCAACCAGCACGGTTGACGTTAAAAATCTGCTACTCAACTATGATAAGTTCTTTGTCCCAGGTAAGTACTACCGTGATCAATACATCTCTAAGTTTGTCGCCAAACAGAAAGACAATGCTGAAATGTTGGAAAACACCAGAATCAAAAAAATGATGGATAGCGAGGATCTGGTGGTTATCAGATCAGAAGATGTGCAGAAGATTTATGATGAATATATCGAAAGCCTGGGGGTACAAAGCTGA
- a CDS encoding CNNM domain-containing protein, giving the protein MVTLVAYVVIAIAVSFVCSVFEAVLLSISPAYVVSLEQKNSKWAKIVRELHDHIDRPLAAILTLNTIAHTIGAASAGAQAAKVFGDAAVGVFSAVLTLLILVLSEIIPKTIGASWWQSLVPVMAVGVRFMVKLLLPIIWITELLTSKLSPKDKTNPYLRDEIQAMADLGFQVGALQGVESELMKNMLKFRDLQIVEIMTPRSVLFSLPESTTTDAYMKEFTGSSFSRIPVYGEDPDDINGFVMRNDILLSHLREGGSTRLESLKRPIIAVLEKEPLPKLMATFLETQPYRHGGHRIWRYPWYRDTGRYD; this is encoded by the coding sequence GTGGTTACGCTTGTTGCGTATGTTGTCATCGCTATTGCGGTGTCCTTCGTTTGTTCGGTTTTTGAAGCCGTCCTACTCAGTATCTCCCCGGCCTATGTGGTTAGCCTTGAGCAGAAAAACAGCAAATGGGCAAAGATTGTCCGTGAGCTGCACGATCATATTGACCGCCCTCTGGCCGCTATCCTTACCCTGAATACCATTGCTCATACCATTGGTGCGGCAAGTGCGGGTGCCCAGGCGGCGAAAGTCTTTGGTGATGCCGCTGTTGGTGTTTTTTCCGCCGTGCTGACCTTACTGATTCTGGTGTTGTCTGAAATTATTCCAAAAACCATTGGTGCGTCCTGGTGGCAATCCCTGGTTCCGGTTATGGCCGTTGGTGTGCGCTTTATGGTTAAGCTGCTACTGCCCATTATCTGGATCACCGAGTTACTGACCAGCAAGCTGAGCCCAAAGGACAAAACCAACCCTTATCTGCGTGATGAAATTCAGGCGATGGCCGACCTTGGCTTTCAGGTGGGTGCACTGCAGGGTGTCGAGTCTGAGCTGATGAAAAACATGCTGAAGTTTCGTGATCTCCAGATTGTGGAAATCATGACGCCTCGCTCAGTGCTGTTTTCATTACCGGAATCTACGACCACTGACGCTTATATGAAGGAGTTCACCGGTTCCAGCTTCTCGCGTATTCCTGTGTACGGTGAAGACCCGGATGATATCAACGGCTTTGTCATGAGAAATGACATTCTGCTTTCCCATCTTCGGGAAGGCGGCAGTACCAGACTGGAAAGCCTGAAACGTCCGATTATTGCCGTGCTGGAAAAGGAGCCACTGCCAAAACTGATGGCAACGTTCCTGGAAACGCAGCCATATCGCCATGGTGGTCACCGAATATGGCGATATCCGTGGTATCGTGACACTGGAAGATATGATTGA
- a CDS encoding pilin, producing MKKQQGFTLIELMIVVAIIGILAAVAIPQYQNYTRGATATSAIAEAAAYRTAIAICSQTNSGRLDNCDAGNAGIPVVAGQVTGVADGVITVNAGDFTGDGNNDNVTLTPNTVGGVMQWAIEGVNGSNCGNFIDGCQDAAAQQQGGQQQGS from the coding sequence ATGAAAAAACAACAGGGTTTTACGCTGATTGAATTGATGATCGTTGTGGCGATCATTGGTATTTTGGCGGCTGTGGCTATTCCGCAGTATCAGAATTACACAAGAGGTGCGACTGCCACTTCTGCTATTGCAGAAGCTGCTGCCTATCGAACAGCTATTGCAATTTGTTCTCAGACAAATAGCGGTCGACTGGATAACTGTGATGCAGGAAACGCAGGGATCCCTGTTGTTGCTGGCCAGGTAACTGGTGTAGCAGATGGTGTTATCACTGTAAATGCTGGTGATTTCACTGGTGATGGAAATAATGACAACGTTACTTTAACACCGAACACAGTCGGTGGTGTTATGCAGTGGGCAATTGAGGGCGTTAATGGTTCAAATTGTGGTAACTTTATTGATGGCTGCCAAGATGCGGCTGCTCAACAGCAGGGTGGTCAACAGCAGGGTAGTTAA
- a CDS encoding DsbA family protein, with product MKKLLAIAATALILPISSQAAPLDREQQQQVKELVREALMENPEIFLDVVNELKKREQLAKSQAQNSVLTGNMAELFHSDDPFAGSSTPKLTIAYFGDVNCGFCKRQDPVLEVLVNNYPDLKIIYKDMPILGPSSREAAALLLAARAEGNDAYLALHKALMSHRARHDSASIASIIRKQGLDVEALKTAVVDDKDINKQLDRNIMLAQRLGITGTPALVFPDEVVGGFTQENVLKEMIDKRLSQIK from the coding sequence ATGAAAAAGCTGCTGGCCATTGCCGCTACCGCACTTATCCTGCCAATCAGCAGTCAGGCCGCACCGCTGGACCGGGAACAGCAACAACAGGTCAAAGAGCTGGTGCGTGAAGCCCTGATGGAAAACCCTGAAATTTTTCTCGATGTTGTCAATGAGTTGAAAAAGCGGGAACAGTTAGCCAAATCACAGGCGCAAAACTCGGTGCTTACCGGCAATATGGCCGAGCTGTTTCACAGTGATGATCCCTTTGCCGGTTCCTCAACCCCCAAACTGACCATTGCCTACTTTGGTGATGTGAACTGTGGATTTTGCAAACGACAGGACCCGGTTCTGGAAGTGCTGGTCAACAATTACCCTGACCTGAAAATTATCTACAAAGACATGCCCATCCTCGGGCCAAGTTCAAGAGAGGCGGCGGCGCTCTTATTAGCCGCCAGGGCTGAAGGTAATGATGCCTATCTGGCGCTGCATAAAGCATTGATGTCTCACCGTGCCCGGCATGACTCGGCTTCCATTGCCAGCATTATCAGAAAACAGGGGCTGGATGTGGAGGCACTGAAAACCGCCGTGGTAGATGATAAAGACATTAACAAACAACTGGACCGTAATATCATGCTGGCCCAGAGGCTGGGCATTACCGGTACTCCGGCCCTGGTGTTTCCCGATGAGGTGGTGGGTGGTTTTACCCAGGAAAATGTTCTGAAGGAGATGATTGATAAAAGGCTCAGTCAAATCAAATAG
- a CDS encoding H-NS family histone-like protein, translating to MNIFDEALGVLKSKVQVRKLFHDMHAEDLQRVIGRIEAIYEEKVMAQMEVEEEQARKKEALDAVVKKIKELGLSLGDIKDLSEEKSSGGRKGKTRQRYLFRYEAIDGSSVDWEGATTGRIPADFSDYLERTGKDRKACIVSEI from the coding sequence ATGAATATTTTTGATGAAGCTCTCGGTGTTCTGAAGTCTAAAGTTCAGGTGCGCAAGCTCTTTCACGATATGCACGCTGAAGACCTTCAGCGCGTCATCGGTCGCATTGAAGCCATTTACGAAGAAAAAGTGATGGCTCAAATGGAGGTGGAAGAGGAGCAGGCCCGCAAAAAAGAAGCGCTGGATGCGGTGGTTAAAAAGATTAAAGAGCTTGGTCTCTCCCTGGGTGATATCAAAGACCTGTCAGAAGAGAAAAGCAGCGGTGGCCGTAAAGGAAAAACACGCCAGCGTTATTTGTTTCGCTACGAAGCCATTGATGGTTCATCAGTGGATTGGGAAGGGGCAACAACCGGGCGTATTCCTGCGGATTTCTCAGACTATCTTGAGCGAACCGGTAAAGATCGCAAGGCCTGTATCGTTTCTGAAATCTGA